Proteins co-encoded in one Flavobacterium sp. M31R6 genomic window:
- a CDS encoding transketolase family protein: MKKYTNTGSKDTRSGFGAGMTELGQKNENVVALCADLIGSLKFDDFKKNHPERFFQIGIAEANMIGIAAGLTIGGKIPFTGTFANFSTGRVYDQIRQSVAYSDKNVKICASHAGLTLGEDGATHQILEDIGLMKMLPGMTVINTCDYNQTKAATLALADHHGPAYLRFGRPVVPNFMPADEPFVIGKAILLNEGTDVTIVATGHLVWEALIAAEALEAKGISAEVINIHTIKPLDEEAILKSLAKTKCIVTAEEHNILGGLGESVSRVLALHHPAPQEFVAVNDSFGESGTPEQLMEKYKLNNQAIVEAVERVIKRK; the protein is encoded by the coding sequence ATGAAAAAATATACAAATACAGGAAGTAAAGATACTCGTTCCGGTTTTGGAGCGGGAATGACTGAATTGGGTCAAAAGAATGAAAACGTAGTGGCACTTTGTGCTGATTTAATTGGATCATTGAAATTTGATGATTTCAAGAAAAATCACCCAGAGCGTTTTTTCCAAATTGGAATTGCAGAAGCAAACATGATCGGAATTGCAGCAGGATTAACTATTGGAGGGAAAATTCCTTTCACAGGAACTTTTGCTAACTTTTCTACTGGAAGAGTTTATGACCAAATTCGTCAATCTGTTGCTTATTCAGATAAAAATGTGAAAATCTGTGCTTCTCACGCAGGATTGACTCTTGGAGAAGATGGAGCTACACACCAAATCTTGGAAGACATTGGATTAATGAAAATGTTACCAGGAATGACTGTAATCAACACTTGTGATTACAACCAAACAAAAGCGGCTACATTAGCCCTTGCTGATCATCATGGTCCAGCATATTTGCGTTTTGGTCGTCCGGTCGTGCCTAATTTCATGCCTGCTGACGAACCATTCGTAATTGGAAAAGCAATTCTTTTAAACGAAGGTACCGATGTAACGATTGTTGCTACAGGACATTTAGTTTGGGAAGCTTTAATCGCTGCTGAAGCTTTGGAAGCAAAAGGTATTTCTGCCGAAGTAATCAACATCCACACCATTAAACCTTTGGACGAAGAAGCGATTCTAAAATCATTGGCCAAAACCAAATGTATCGTTACTGCTGAAGAGCATAATATCCTTGGAGGTCTTGGAGAAAGCGTTTCTAGAGTACTAGCATTACACCACCCAGCTCCACAAGAGTTTGTAGCGGTTAATGACAGCTTTGGAGAGTCTGGTACGCCAGAGCAATTAATGGAGAAATACAAATTAAACAATCAAGCGATTGTTGAAGCTGTAGAAAGAGTGATCAAAAGAAAGTAA
- a CDS encoding FKBP-type peptidyl-prolyl cis-trans isomerase, with the protein MSKIKFYFILLIATITVISCNKDDNNVEVTPPIPYAEQYPKDIAAIEDYLKTNYISKIVNHPGFPDDQDVTIEKITNAATQPSLWSYLNSPTLPRLTSRNVDTSKELGSPLGGVTYKIYTLLIREGVKNSTVNSGGEYPCNVDGVYAGYKGTLLNGTVFDSSNNGQVLYNLDGSKFDGGTGVIRGWSEGFPQFMTGWVSSNPDGTGTIQYNDFGVGVMFLPSGLGYYNTVQGDIPAYSPLVFSVKLYALKRYDHEINSPPSGSYRDPDGIFSFQEDLDGDRYIYTFASGVYNPDDTDGDGIPNYYDSDDDGDGYATKGEIKDAKGINYPFESIPDCSGDQTNPNRLKRHLDKNCIKMNQ; encoded by the coding sequence ATGAGCAAAATTAAATTTTATTTTATTTTATTGATTGCGACAATTACAGTGATTTCTTGCAATAAGGACGATAATAATGTAGAAGTTACCCCACCAATACCTTATGCGGAACAATATCCTAAAGATATCGCTGCTATAGAAGATTATTTAAAAACAAATTATATTAGCAAAATAGTAAATCATCCAGGTTTTCCTGATGATCAAGATGTAACAATTGAAAAAATAACTAACGCTGCAACTCAGCCTTCCTTATGGTCTTATTTGAATAGTCCTACACTTCCAAGATTAACCAGTAGAAATGTAGATACTAGTAAAGAATTAGGTTCGCCTCTGGGGGGTGTTACTTATAAAATATACACTTTGTTAATTAGGGAAGGAGTTAAAAATAGTACTGTTAATTCTGGGGGAGAATATCCTTGCAATGTTGATGGCGTTTATGCAGGTTACAAAGGAACTTTATTAAATGGAACTGTATTTGACTCTTCTAATAATGGGCAGGTATTGTATAATCTTGATGGTTCTAAATTCGATGGTGGTACTGGAGTTATTCGTGGCTGGTCTGAGGGGTTTCCTCAATTTATGACAGGCTGGGTTTCTTCAAATCCTGACGGGACCGGGACAATACAATATAATGATTTTGGGGTTGGGGTAATGTTTCTTCCTTCTGGTTTAGGGTATTACAATACCGTTCAGGGTGATATTCCAGCTTATTCTCCGTTGGTGTTTAGTGTGAAATTATATGCTTTGAAAAGGTACGATCATGAGATTAATTCTCCTCCTAGTGGTTCGTATCGTGATCCAGATGGTATTTTTTCTTTTCAGGAAGATTTGGATGGGGACAGGTATATATATACTTTTGCAAGCGGAGTTTATAATCCTGATGATACGGACGGAGATGGAATTCCTAATTATTATGATTCTGATGATGATGGTGATGGTTACGCAACAAAAGGAGAAATTAAAGATGCTAAAGGAATAAATTACCCGTTTGAAAGTATTCCTGATTGTTCAGGGGATCAGACTAACCCGAACAGGTTAAAAAGACATTTGGATAAAAATTGTATCAAAATGAATCAATAA
- a CDS encoding RNA-binding S4 domain-containing protein, giving the protein MRIDKYLWCVRYYKTRNMVTEACKKNHITVNGIIAKPSKEVFPTDKITFRKDQITQIITVLDIPDNRVGAKLVDIYRKNETPAEVYAHLELLKLSKEHYRKTGTGRPTKKDRRDIDEFGNEINDEDEID; this is encoded by the coding sequence ATGAGAATAGACAAATATTTATGGTGTGTTCGGTATTACAAAACCAGAAATATGGTAACCGAGGCTTGCAAAAAAAATCACATTACTGTAAATGGCATTATTGCCAAGCCATCAAAAGAGGTTTTCCCTACCGATAAAATTACTTTTAGAAAAGATCAAATAACACAAATAATTACCGTTCTTGACATCCCCGATAATCGTGTGGGTGCAAAACTCGTTGATATCTATCGAAAAAATGAAACTCCAGCCGAAGTCTATGCACACTTAGAATTATTAAAACTTTCAAAAGAGCATTATAGAAAAACTGGAACTGGAAGACCCACCAAAAAAGACCGAAGAGATATTGATGAATTTGGAAATGAAATAAACGATGAAGACGAAATAGATTAA
- a CDS encoding phosphoribosyltransferase family protein translates to MSKNIILTNQQIEHTTKRIAYQIYETFVEEEEIVIAGITTNGFIFAEKIAQELTTISPIKISLCEVNVSKQNPELPITTSLTKEQYSNKGLILVDDVLSSGTTLIYAVKHFLDVPLKKFKTVVLVDRNHKKFPIKADFKGISLSTSLLEHVDVVFDKNGDSYASLS, encoded by the coding sequence ATGAGCAAAAATATTATTCTTACCAATCAACAAATTGAACACACTACCAAAAGAATAGCTTACCAAATCTATGAAACTTTTGTAGAGGAAGAAGAAATCGTGATTGCTGGAATTACAACAAATGGCTTTATTTTTGCCGAAAAAATTGCTCAAGAATTGACAACTATTTCGCCTATCAAAATTTCGCTTTGCGAAGTTAATGTCAGCAAACAAAATCCAGAATTACCCATAACTACTTCCTTAACAAAAGAACAATACAGCAATAAAGGCTTAATACTAGTAGATGATGTATTGAGCTCTGGAACTACATTAATATATGCGGTAAAGCATTTTTTGGATGTTCCTTTAAAAAAGTTCAAAACCGTTGTCCTTGTTGACAGAAATCACAAAAAATTCCCGATTAAAGCCGATTTTAAAGGAATATCACTTTCTACTTCCCTATTAGAACACGTAGATGTTGTTTTCGACAAGAATGGCGATAGTTATGCCAGTTTAAGCTAA
- a CDS encoding shikimate kinase, which yields MKKIILLGYMGCGKSTIAQKLSGIVSIPYVDLDEYIEKNEKMSIKQIFEDHGEIHFRKLEHTYFVELLNTPEEIIIGLGGGTPCYANNHELLIGDEVTSIYLKASIDTLFNRLVSNKSKRPLIADKSEEEMKEFIAKHLFDRSFYYNHAQYKVNVDDKSIEETVNDILNLLA from the coding sequence ATGAAAAAAATTATATTATTAGGGTATATGGGTTGTGGGAAGTCTACAATCGCTCAAAAACTTTCTGGAATCGTCTCAATTCCGTATGTTGATCTCGATGAATATATCGAAAAAAACGAAAAAATGTCAATCAAACAGATTTTTGAAGATCATGGAGAAATCCATTTTAGAAAATTGGAACATACTTATTTTGTCGAATTATTGAATACTCCAGAGGAAATTATCATTGGACTAGGAGGAGGGACACCTTGCTATGCTAATAATCATGAATTGTTAATAGGGGATGAGGTGACTTCTATTTATTTGAAGGCATCGATAGATACGTTATTTAATAGATTGGTGTCTAATAAAAGCAAAAGGCCGCTTATTGCGGATAAAAGCGAAGAAGAAATGAAAGAGTTTATAGCCAAACACCTTTTTGATAGAAGCTTTTATTACAACCATGCACAATATAAAGTGAATGTTGATGATAAATCAATCGAGGAAACGGTAAATGATATTTTAAATCTATTAGCTTAA
- a CDS encoding (2Fe-2S)-binding protein, translating into MTTLLINKKKYTIDVDPEMPLLWAIRDSIGLTGTKFGCGIGACGACKVLVDNVATYSCLTPVSTVVGKNITTIEGTAENLQLLQKSWEEFNVPQCGYCQPGQLITATSLLNSNKNPSDTDIDDAMSGNICRCGTYQRIKNAIKHTVELKKQR; encoded by the coding sequence ATGACGACACTACTCATAAATAAGAAGAAATACACTATCGATGTTGACCCTGAAATGCCTTTGCTTTGGGCTATTAGAGACAGTATCGGTCTTACTGGGACCAAATTTGGCTGCGGTATTGGTGCTTGCGGCGCTTGCAAAGTATTAGTTGACAATGTCGCTACCTATTCATGCTTGACTCCTGTTTCAACGGTTGTCGGCAAAAACATTACAACTATTGAGGGTACAGCGGAAAATTTGCAATTATTACAAAAATCATGGGAAGAATTCAACGTGCCCCAATGCGGCTATTGCCAACCTGGACAATTAATAACGGCCACTTCTCTACTCAATTCTAATAAAAACCCTTCGGATACTGATATTGACGATGCCATGAGTGGTAATATTTGCCGCTGTGGCACTTACCAGCGTATCAAAAATGCCATTAAACATACCGTAGAACTTAAAAAACAACGCTAG
- a CDS encoding xanthine dehydrogenase family protein molybdopterin-binding subunit has product MNEIQNISRRAFIKNMGLASGGLILACNYTLFSQNTESGTVTEFNPNLFVQLNSDGSLIIIAARSEMGNGVRTSLTSVVADEMEADWNRVSVKQATGDAKYGDQNTDGSRSVADFYDTMRTMGAMTRMMLITAAAKKWQVPESECTAKNHFIIHSSGKKIGFGELVDIVKTLPVPTAISYKNPKDFKYIGKTLKSVDVKDFANGSAIYGIDKRLPNMKIVAIARCPVTFGTVKSFNKTAAMKIRGVQDVIEIPRIEKPFGPLGGVAVIASNTWAAFKGKEALEIQWNYGKNEGYDSEKYMTELTERVHKAGKVEKEIGDVNKAFSEAAKVIESTFQLPHLAHAPMEVPNAVAWVQGDTCEVWAPTQSPQSAREEVSNYLGTALDKVTINVTFLGGGFGRKSKPDYIVEAAMVSKAINAPVQVVWSREDDIKHGYYHTVSSQYMKASLDPQGNVTGWLHRSAFPSIMSTFKPGTDYPAGWEASSAADVPFAIKNFKVESGQAPAMVRIGWMRSVINILHGFSINVFADELAHAAKQDPLEFRLKLIGDDRIEDTKDPIKYNTARLKNVLKMAAKNANWGKPLPKGHVHGIAVHYSFYSYVASVVEVSMVDDKVKVHNVHTVIDCGIAVNKDTIKSQLEGAAVFGMSLAYYGKITAKDGAIEQNSYSDYRMIRMNEIPKVHVEIVESSERPTGVGEPGVPVIAPAIINAIFKLTGKRYYNLPLSDYDLV; this is encoded by the coding sequence ATGAATGAAATTCAAAACATAAGTCGCAGGGCTTTTATCAAGAACATGGGATTAGCGTCTGGTGGATTAATCTTAGCATGTAATTATACTTTATTCTCCCAAAATACCGAATCGGGAACTGTAACTGAATTTAATCCTAATCTGTTTGTACAATTAAATTCGGACGGAAGTCTTATTATAATTGCTGCTCGCTCCGAAATGGGTAATGGAGTAAGAACTTCCTTGACCTCTGTAGTTGCTGATGAAATGGAAGCCGATTGGAATAGAGTCTCAGTAAAACAAGCCACAGGAGACGCCAAATATGGTGACCAAAACACCGATGGCTCCAGAAGTGTAGCCGATTTTTACGACACCATGCGAACAATGGGTGCCATGACTCGAATGATGCTTATAACCGCTGCCGCAAAAAAATGGCAAGTTCCCGAAAGTGAATGTACGGCCAAGAACCATTTTATTATTCATTCCAGCGGAAAAAAAATAGGCTTTGGAGAATTGGTAGATATAGTAAAAACATTACCCGTTCCAACAGCCATTAGTTATAAAAATCCTAAAGATTTCAAATATATTGGTAAAACGCTAAAAAGTGTTGATGTTAAAGATTTTGCAAACGGAAGTGCCATTTACGGCATTGACAAACGCTTACCCAACATGAAAATAGTTGCCATAGCAAGATGCCCCGTTACTTTTGGAACTGTCAAATCTTTTAACAAAACAGCAGCCATGAAAATTCGTGGTGTACAAGATGTAATCGAAATTCCAAGAATCGAAAAACCTTTCGGTCCACTTGGTGGCGTTGCGGTTATTGCTTCGAATACTTGGGCCGCATTTAAAGGAAAAGAAGCTCTTGAAATACAATGGAATTATGGCAAAAACGAAGGTTATGATTCCGAGAAATATATGACCGAGTTAACTGAAAGAGTTCATAAAGCAGGCAAAGTTGAAAAAGAAATTGGTGATGTAAACAAAGCTTTTAGCGAAGCTGCTAAAGTTATCGAAAGTACTTTTCAATTACCTCACTTGGCGCATGCCCCGATGGAAGTTCCCAATGCGGTAGCTTGGGTTCAAGGGGACACTTGTGAAGTTTGGGCACCCACTCAATCTCCACAATCTGCCAGAGAGGAAGTCTCTAATTATTTGGGAACCGCGCTAGATAAAGTTACTATAAATGTCACTTTCCTTGGTGGTGGTTTTGGACGAAAATCAAAACCCGACTATATTGTAGAAGCGGCTATGGTTTCCAAAGCCATCAATGCACCTGTACAAGTGGTTTGGTCAAGGGAAGACGACATAAAACATGGTTATTATCATACCGTAAGTTCACAATACATGAAAGCTTCGCTGGATCCGCAAGGCAATGTTACAGGTTGGTTGCACCGCTCTGCATTTCCCTCAATAATGTCCACCTTTAAACCAGGCACCGATTATCCTGCCGGATGGGAAGCCTCCAGTGCTGCTGACGTTCCTTTTGCCATAAAAAATTTCAAAGTTGAATCAGGTCAAGCCCCTGCAATGGTTAGAATTGGATGGATGCGTTCGGTGATTAATATTCTACATGGATTTTCCATCAATGTTTTTGCCGATGAATTGGCACATGCCGCCAAACAGGATCCATTAGAATTCAGGCTAAAATTAATTGGTGACGATCGAATAGAAGACACCAAAGACCCCATAAAATACAATACAGCTCGCCTCAAAAATGTTTTGAAAATGGCAGCAAAAAATGCCAATTGGGGGAAACCATTACCCAAAGGGCATGTGCACGGAATAGCGGTTCATTATAGTTTTTATTCCTATGTAGCTTCCGTTGTCGAAGTTTCAATGGTTGATGACAAAGTAAAAGTACATAATGTTCATACTGTTATTGATTGCGGAATAGCAGTTAATAAGGACACCATAAAATCTCAATTGGAAGGTGCTGCTGTTTTCGGAATGTCATTGGCCTATTACGGAAAAATAACGGCTAAGGATGGAGCAATTGAACAAAACAGCTACAGTGACTACCGAATGATTCGAATGAATGAAATTCCAAAGGTTCACGTAGAAATTGTGGAAAGTTCAGAAAGACCGACCGGAGTTGGAGAACCTGGCGTTCCGGTAATTGCCCCGGCCATAATCAATGCCATCTTCAAACTAACAGGAAAGCGGTATTACAACTTGCCTTTAAGTGATTACGATCTTGTATAA
- the xdhC gene encoding xanthine dehydrogenase accessory protein XdhC, producing the protein MNNWIELLQDFKNKKKPVALVTVTKILGSAPCKVASKMIVTPQKEIYGTIGGGKLEFQVIDEAVRAIRENKILECTYTLGPEFEQCCGGKVELIIEPMNQSPELYLFGAGHIGVAICEVLKDTPFAITLLDTREDWRETIEIDQTVTYSAIPFDLYKQTINWGPNCYVVILTHDHKLDFEITALALHEQTKYIGLIGSKTKKNKFNNLLINELNFKPGISPVHCPIGLDLGGNSPKEIAISVASELLKVYYGK; encoded by the coding sequence ATGAACAATTGGATTGAACTATTACAAGATTTTAAAAACAAAAAGAAACCTGTTGCACTTGTTACCGTTACTAAAATTCTTGGTTCGGCTCCATGTAAAGTAGCTTCAAAAATGATTGTCACGCCACAAAAAGAAATATACGGAACGATCGGTGGCGGAAAATTGGAATTTCAGGTAATCGACGAAGCTGTTCGGGCTATTCGAGAAAACAAAATTTTAGAATGCACTTATACTTTAGGCCCCGAATTTGAACAATGTTGCGGAGGAAAAGTAGAATTAATTATTGAGCCCATGAATCAATCCCCAGAATTATACCTTTTTGGAGCTGGACATATAGGTGTTGCCATATGCGAGGTTTTAAAAGACACACCTTTCGCTATTACTCTTCTTGACACTCGGGAAGATTGGAGAGAAACTATCGAAATTGACCAAACGGTTACTTACAGTGCCATTCCTTTTGACCTTTATAAACAAACCATAAACTGGGGACCGAATTGTTACGTAGTAATTTTGACTCACGACCACAAATTGGATTTTGAAATTACCGCTTTGGCATTACACGAACAAACCAAATATATTGGATTGATTGGAAGTAAAACCAAGAAAAACAAATTCAATAACTTATTGATAAACGAATTGAATTTTAAACCCGGAATTTCTCCCGTTCATTGCCCGATTGGATTGGATTTGGGTGGTAATTCCCCTAAAGAAATTGCCATAAGCGTCGCTTCTGAATTACTGAAAGTCTATTATGGAAAATAA
- a CDS encoding NTP transferase domain-containing protein, translating to MENNTVFVLLAGGKSERMGVAKGLLEYQNTYWILEQLNRISTSTITEVYIGLGYRYDEYLNKIAWFTEAQLHFVSYKNLKVRVLINQNPELGSFSTLQTVLRQISKNKSVLINPIDIPILNTTELQNIIAEQNQIVLPNFEGKNGHPIKLDSEFWNTLLLLNPSDEKSRLDLEIKKIIPSKITTITVTDSCILKNLNTHNDWATYLAQSRH from the coding sequence ATGGAAAATAATACCGTATTCGTATTATTGGCCGGTGGCAAATCCGAAAGAATGGGTGTTGCAAAAGGCTTACTTGAATACCAAAATACCTATTGGATTTTGGAGCAATTGAACCGAATTTCAACTTCAACAATAACCGAAGTTTATATCGGATTAGGTTATCGTTACGACGAATATTTAAATAAAATTGCTTGGTTTACAGAAGCACAATTACATTTTGTTTCATATAAAAATTTAAAGGTAAGAGTTCTCATAAACCAAAATCCTGAACTTGGATCTTTCTCGACACTTCAAACCGTTTTGAGGCAAATTTCCAAAAACAAATCGGTATTAATTAATCCCATTGACATTCCGATATTGAACACAACAGAATTGCAGAACATTATTGCAGAACAAAACCAAATTGTACTTCCAAATTTCGAAGGTAAAAATGGTCATCCGATAAAGCTAGATTCTGAATTTTGGAACACCTTGCTTTTACTTAATCCATCCGATGAAAAAAGTCGATTGGATTTAGAAATCAAAAAAATAATTCCTTCCAAAATAACAACAATAACAGTAACCGATTCCTGCATCCTAAAAAACTTAAACACACATAACGATTGGGCAACGTATTTAGCCCAAAGTAGGCATTAG
- a CDS encoding DUF4252 domain-containing protein, translating into MKVILFIITLLVSLVFGSCNSEPTLQKYFVENTENKDFIALDISSNILNVDKTKLTVAQSEALHSFDKMNILAFKLNDKNKAQFEAERAKVNLILKNPNYQQLMKFGSGKEGASVSYVGTDEHINEFVFFANKNDAGFAVIRVLGKDMNPTNIMNMISVLKESKLDLEQLKPLQELIKK; encoded by the coding sequence ATGAAAGTCATATTATTTATAATCACGTTGCTTGTCAGTTTGGTTTTTGGAAGCTGTAACTCAGAGCCTACTTTACAAAAATACTTTGTTGAAAATACCGAGAACAAAGATTTTATCGCCTTGGATATTTCATCAAACATTTTGAATGTTGATAAAACAAAATTGACTGTTGCTCAAAGTGAAGCATTGCATTCTTTTGATAAAATGAATATTTTGGCTTTCAAATTGAACGATAAAAACAAAGCGCAGTTTGAAGCAGAACGAGCCAAGGTTAACTTGATTCTGAAAAACCCGAACTATCAACAGCTGATGAAGTTTGGTTCAGGCAAGGAAGGGGCTTCGGTAAGTTATGTGGGGACAGACGAGCATATCAATGAATTTGTGTTTTTTGCCAATAAAAACGATGCTGGTTTTGCAGTTATCCGAGTTTTGGGAAAAGATATGAATCCAACGAACATTATGAATATGATTTCGGTTTTGAAAGAATCCAAATTGGATTTGGAGCAATTAAAACCATTGCAGGAATTAATCAAGAAATAA
- a CDS encoding DUF4252 domain-containing protein — protein MKKLIITLVVVLVSSPFFAQGAFDKFDGQDDVTSIVVNKKMFELMSKVKVDTSDKEAQQYMNLIKKLDNLKVFTTQSTRVEGEMKTAADKYIKTAGLEELMRVNDKGRNIKIMVKSGAKDSQIKELLMFVEGGKDEDTVLMSLTGDFDLNEISVLTDKMKIPGGDDLKKATKGKK, from the coding sequence ATGAAGAAGTTAATAATCACATTAGTAGTAGTATTAGTATCAAGTCCGTTTTTTGCGCAAGGAGCATTCGATAAATTTGACGGTCAAGACGATGTAACATCGATTGTTGTCAATAAGAAGATGTTTGAATTGATGAGTAAAGTAAAAGTGGATACCTCCGATAAAGAGGCACAGCAATATATGAATCTGATAAAGAAATTGGATAATTTGAAAGTGTTTACCACTCAAAGTACAAGGGTAGAAGGCGAAATGAAAACTGCAGCAGACAAGTATATAAAAACTGCAGGTTTGGAAGAATTGATGCGTGTAAATGACAAAGGAAGAAACATTAAAATAATGGTGAAATCTGGAGCCAAAGACAGTCAAATTAAAGAGTTGTTAATGTTTGTTGAAGGAGGAAAAGATGAAGACACTGTTTTGATGTCATTGACAGGAGACTTTGATTTGAATGAGATTTCGGTCTTGACTGATAAAATGAAAATTCCTGGAGGTGATGATTTGAAAAAAGCAACTAAAGGTAAAAAGTAA
- a CDS encoding RNA polymerase sigma factor, translating into MNQNEFVLLINPFKDKLFRLAKRLLVSTEEAEDATQEILVKLWSKNGSLESYNSVEAVAMTMTKNYCLDQLKSKRAGNLKIVHNNFTDREPSLDKKVEDNDSLNWVEKIIDQLPEQQRLIIQLRDIEQCEFSEIAKIVEMNETAVRVALSRARKTIREYMFKTHSYGVQ; encoded by the coding sequence ATGAACCAAAATGAATTTGTGCTTTTAATCAATCCATTCAAAGATAAACTCTTTCGATTGGCCAAGCGATTACTCGTGAGCACAGAGGAAGCAGAAGATGCTACTCAAGAAATTTTGGTAAAATTATGGAGTAAAAATGGAAGTTTAGAATCGTATAATAGTGTCGAGGCAGTGGCAATGACAATGACCAAAAATTATTGTTTGGATCAGTTAAAATCGAAAAGAGCGGGTAATCTTAAAATTGTACATAATAATTTTACAGATAGAGAACCAAGCTTAGATAAAAAAGTAGAAGATAACGATAGTTTAAATTGGGTTGAAAAAATTATAGACCAATTGCCGGAACAACAACGACTGATCATTCAGTTACGGGATATAGAACAATGCGAATTTTCGGAAATCGCAAAAATAGTAGAGATGAATGAAACTGCCGTGAGAGTGGCACTTTCAAGAGCAAGAAAAACGATTAGAGAATATATGTTTAAAACACACAGTTATGGAGTTCAATAA